The following are encoded together in the Streptomyces tsukubensis genome:
- a CDS encoding LacI family DNA-binding transcriptional regulator, giving the protein MTRRIAHVAKKVGVSEATRVLNGRPGVAESTRQSVLTALDILGYERPTQLRGERARLVGLVLPELQNPIFPAFAEVIGGTLAQQGLTPVLCTQTKGGVSEADYVELLLQQQVSGVVFAGGLYAQADASHDHYKVLAERRIPVVLINAAIETLAFPAVSCDDTVAIEQAWRHLASLGHERIGLILGPEGHLPSRRKLAMARAVADATGGSLAEERVVRGMSLARRSQAAAARLLDIGVTGIICASDPLALGAVRAARRRGLDVPGRVSVVGYDDSAFMNCAEPPLTTVRQPIEAMGRAAVELLSVQIGGRAVPPGELLFEPELVVRGSTGQAPRGV; this is encoded by the coding sequence ATGACGCGACGAATTGCTCATGTGGCGAAGAAGGTCGGGGTCAGTGAGGCGACGCGCGTCCTCAATGGCCGGCCGGGAGTAGCCGAGTCCACCCGGCAATCCGTACTCACCGCCCTCGACATCCTCGGCTACGAACGGCCCACCCAGCTGAGAGGGGAGCGGGCCAGACTGGTCGGGCTCGTCCTGCCCGAACTCCAGAACCCCATCTTCCCCGCCTTCGCCGAGGTGATCGGGGGGACGCTCGCGCAGCAGGGCCTCACGCCCGTGCTGTGCACACAGACCAAGGGCGGTGTCTCCGAGGCCGACTACGTCGAACTCCTCCTCCAGCAGCAGGTGTCGGGGGTGGTGTTCGCGGGCGGTCTCTACGCCCAGGCGGACGCGTCGCACGATCACTACAAGGTGCTCGCCGAGCGCAGGATCCCCGTGGTCCTCATCAACGCGGCCATCGAGACCCTCGCGTTCCCCGCGGTCTCCTGCGACGACACGGTCGCCATCGAGCAGGCCTGGCGCCATCTCGCCTCGCTCGGACACGAGCGCATCGGGCTGATCCTCGGCCCCGAGGGGCACCTGCCCTCGCGGCGCAAGCTGGCCATGGCGCGGGCCGTCGCCGACGCGACCGGCGGCTCGCTCGCCGAGGAACGGGTGGTGCGCGGGATGTCTCTCGCTCGAAGGAGCCAGGCCGCCGCGGCCCGGCTGCTCGACATCGGTGTCACCGGCATCATCTGCGCCAGCGACCCCCTGGCGCTCGGCGCGGTGCGCGCCGCCCGCAGGCGGGGACTGGACGTGCCGGGGCGCGTCTCCGTCGTGGGGTACGACGACTCCGCCTTCATGAACTGCGCCGAGCCGCCGCTGACGACGGTGCGTCAGCCCATCGAGGCGATGGGGCGCGCCGCGGTCGAACTGCTCTCCGTGCAGATCGGAGGCAGGGCCGTACCGCCGGGCGAACTGCTCTTCGAGCCCGAGCTGGTCGTCCGGGGCTCCACCGGGCAGGCGCCTCGCGGGGTCTGA